Proteins from a genomic interval of Dunckerocampus dactyliophorus isolate RoL2022-P2 chromosome 5, RoL_Ddac_1.1, whole genome shotgun sequence:
- the stoml1 gene encoding stomatin-like protein 1 isoform X1, whose product MQLHSTKKSSSKTRKSLLNSWQNERSGRWNIYLIKKTDSFNFRMFGSKSYQLLPQSESSTLKTPGLFVSVDSFSQHGYHTKGLSFDYIPNVSENDFSDSSQGWLSLICNLIVIFLVHICTFITFPITGWFVLKTVPNYERIVVFRLGRVCPPKGPGIVLVLPLIDQWQRVDLRTRAFNIPPCQVNTRDGGLLSVGADIQFRIWNPVLSVVSVQDLNASTRMTAQNALTHSLAKKTIREIQTERMKLGEYLATDINEMTRPWGLEIDRVELTPGSLLKSPGDAPSGPLIVPPSVPGMEGLTGPLQQLAMHFISHSSQSQQESSVTFIDEKKASSVEELLHRVKLVLSEALVNQVGACFQFDISSDDGQHHSYYVDLSQGRGAAGEGSLCREPDVTLAMCKDDLLAMFSGTLLPLSAYSSGRLQIEGDMRTAMKLEELIKLLQK is encoded by the exons ATGCAGCTTCATAGCACGAAGAAGAGTTCGAGCAAAACACGGAAAAGCCtgctaaatagctggcaaaatGAGCGAAGCGGTAGATGgaatatttatttgattaaaaaaactgaTTCTTTTAACTTCAGAATGTTTGGGAGCAAGTCCTACCAGCTACTTCCTCAGAGTGAGTCGAGCACATTGAAGACTCCTGGACTGTTTGTGTCCGTCGACAGCTTCTCACAGCACGGCTACCACACCAAGGGGCTATCGTTCGATTACATCCCCAATGTTTCTGAAAACGACTTCAGTG ATAGTTCCCAGGGCTGGCTATCATTGATTTGCAATCTAATTGTCATCTTCCTCGTACACATCTGCACTTTTATAACCTTTCCTATTACGGGATGGTTTGTACTAAAG ACAGTGCCAAACTACGAGAGGATAGTAGTCTTTCGCCTGGGTCGTGTCTGTCCTCCAAAGGGTCCTGGTATTGTCCTGGTGCTGCCCCTCATTGACCAGTGGCAGCGGGTAGACCTGCGCACCCGTGCCTTCAATATACCTCCATGCCAG GTGAATACCAGGGATGGCGGCCTCTTGTCTGTAGGAGCAGACATTCAGTTCAGAATCTGGAACCCAGTCTTGTCAGTGGTGTCAGTCCAGGACCTGAATGCCTCCACCAGAATGACAGCACAGAACGCTTTAACTCATAGCCTGGCCAAGAAGACGATTAGAGAGATCCAAACGGAGAGAATGAAACTGGGAGAATATCTGGCT ACGGACATAAATGAGATGACTCGACCATGGGGGCTGGAGATAGACAGGGTAGAACTTACCCCTGGATCTCTTCTCAAATCACCAGGGGATGCACCCTCCGGACCCCTCATTGTTCCTCCCTCTGTACCAGGCATGGAGGGTCTCACAGGCCCGCTTCAGCAGCTTGCCATGCATTTTATCAGCCACAGCTCGCAATCTCAGCAAG AGAGCAGTGTCACCTTTATAGATGAGAAGAAAGCAAGCTCTGTTGAAGAGCTGCTCCACAGGGTCAAACTTGTCCTCTCTGAAGCTTTGGTGAACCAGGTGGGCGCCTGCTTCCAGTTTGACATCAGCTCAGACGATGGACAGCATCACAGCTACTATGTGGACTTGAGCCAAG GCCGcggggctgctggagaggggtcCCTGTGCCGAGAGCCTGATGTAACACTGGCTATGTGCAAGGACGACCTTCTGGCCATGTTCTCTGGCACGCTGCTACCGTTATCTGCCTACAGCAGTGGTCGACTTCAAATTGAGGGGGATATGAGGACGGCTATGAAGTTGGAGGAACTCATAAAGCTGCTTCAGAAATAA
- the LOC129181739 gene encoding cholesterol side-chain cleavage enzyme, mitochondrial, whose amino-acid sequence MARWSLVRGPSALAVSYLDELNSAGLCRSSSSMPMVRQAFTDSSSIVKPFSEIPGLWKNGLANLYNFWKLDGFKNLHRIMVQNFKTFGPIYREKVGYYESVNIINPEDAAILFKAEGYYPKRLKVEAWTSYRDYRNRKYGVLLKNGEEWRSNRVILNKEVISPKMLGNFVPLLDEVGQDFVARVHKKIQRNGQNKWTTDLSQELFKYALESVSSVLYGERLGLMLDYIDPEAQHFIDCITLMFKTTSPMLYIPPSLLRHIGAKVWRDHVEAWDGIFNHADRCIQNIYRQIRQESGQTMKYPGVLASLLMLDKLSIEDIKASVTELMAGGVDTTSITLLWTLYELAKHPNLQEELRAEVASARAQCQGDMVEMLKRIPLVKGALKETLRLHPVAVSLQRYTAEDIIIQNYHIPAGTLVQLGLYAMGRDPKVFFRPEQYQPSRWLRTETHYFRSLSFGFGPRQCIGRRIAEAEMQIFLIHMLENFRVEKQRHADVQSTFELILLPDKPILLTLKPLHSSR is encoded by the exons ATGGCAAGGTGGAGTTTGGTGCGTGGACCCTCGGCTCTCGCTGTGAGCTATCTGGATGAGCTGAATTCTGCAGGTTTAtgcaggagcagcagcagcatgccCATGGTCAGACAGGCCTTCACTGACAGCAGCAGCATCGTCAAACCCTTCAGCGAGATTCCTGGGCTGTGGAAGAACGGTCTGGCCAACTTGTATAATTTCTGGAAGCTGGATGGCTTCAAAAACCTTCACCGAATCATGGTGCAGAATTTTAAAACTTTTGGACCCATTTACAG AGAAAAAGTAGGATACTATGAAAGTGTAAACATCATCAACCCAGAGGATGCTGCCATCCTGTTCAAAGCAGAGGGTTATTATCCAAAAAGGCTGAAAGTGGAAGCATGGACCTCGTACAGAGACTACAGGAATCGCAAATATGGAGTTCTACTCAA GAATGGGGAGGAATGGAGATCAAATCGGGTCATCCTCAACAAGGAAGTGATCTCGCCCAAGATGCTAGGAAACTTTGTGCCCTTGCTGGATGAAGTGGGCCAAGACTTTGTGGCCAGGGTTCACAAGAAGATACAACGGAACGGACAGAACAAGTGGACGACTGACCTCTCTCAAGAACTCTTCAAATATGCACTGGAGT CGGTGAGCTCAGTTCTATATGGCGAGCGTCTGGGCTTGATGCTGGACTACATCGATCCGGAAGCTCAGCACTTCATTGACTGCATCACTTTGATGTTCAAGACGACCTCGCCCATGCTGTACATACCACCATCTCTGCTCAGGCACATTGGTGCCAAAGTGTGGCGGGACCATGTGGAGGCTTGGGATGGAATCTTTAATCACG CTGACCGCTGCATTCAGAACATCTACAGGCAGATACGCCAGGAGAGTGGTCAAACGATGAAATACCCAGGCGTCCTGGCCAGCCTGCTCATGCTGGACAAGCTGTCCATTGAAGACATCAAGGCCAGTGTCACCGAGTTAATGGCTGGGGGTGTTGATACG ACTTCTATCACGTTGCTGTGGACATTATATGAGCTGGCCAAGCATCCTAACCTCCAAGAAGAGCTGAGGGCAGAGGTGGCCTCAGCCAGGGCCCAGTGTCAAGGAGACATGGTGGAGATGCTGAAGCGGATTCCTCTGGTCAAAGGAGCTCTGAAGGAAACACTAAG GTTACATCCAGTTGCAGTGAGCTTGCAAAGGTACACAGCTGAGGACATAATCATTCAGAACTACCACATTCCAGCAGGG ACTCTGGTGCAGTTAGGACTCTATGCAATGGGAAGGGATCCTAAGGTGTTTTTTCGCCCGGAGCAATATCAGCCCTCTCGTTGGCTCAGGACAGAGACTCACTACTTCCGCAGCCTTAGCTTTGGCTTTGGCCCCCGCCAGTGTATAGGACGTAGAATAGCTGAGGCTGAGATGCAAATCTTCCTCATCCAT ATGCTTGAGAACTTCAGAGTGGAGAAACAGCGACACGCAGACGTGCAAAGCACCTTTGAGCTTATACTCTTACCAGATAAGCCCATACTGTTAACTCTGAAGCCCCTGCACAGTAGTCGATAG
- the stoml1 gene encoding stomatin-like protein 1 isoform X2: protein MQLHSTKKSSSKTRKSLLNSWQNERSGRWNIYLIKKTDSFNFRMFGSKSYQLLPQSESSTLKTPGLFVSVDSFSQHGYHTKGLSFDYIPNVSENDFSDSSQGWLSLICNLIVIFLVHICTFITFPITGWFVLKTVPNYERIVVFRLGRVCPPKGPGIVLVLPLIDQWQRVDLRTRAFNIPPCQVNTRDGGLLSVGADIQFRIWNPVLSVVSVQDLNASTRMTAQNALTHSLAKKTIREIQTERMKLGEYLATDINEMTRPWGLEIDRVELTPGSLLKSPGDAPSGPLIVPPSVPGMEGLTGPLQQLAMHFISHSSQSQQDEKKASSVEELLHRVKLVLSEALVNQVGACFQFDISSDDGQHHSYYVDLSQGRGAAGEGSLCREPDVTLAMCKDDLLAMFSGTLLPLSAYSSGRLQIEGDMRTAMKLEELIKLLQK from the exons ATGCAGCTTCATAGCACGAAGAAGAGTTCGAGCAAAACACGGAAAAGCCtgctaaatagctggcaaaatGAGCGAAGCGGTAGATGgaatatttatttgattaaaaaaactgaTTCTTTTAACTTCAGAATGTTTGGGAGCAAGTCCTACCAGCTACTTCCTCAGAGTGAGTCGAGCACATTGAAGACTCCTGGACTGTTTGTGTCCGTCGACAGCTTCTCACAGCACGGCTACCACACCAAGGGGCTATCGTTCGATTACATCCCCAATGTTTCTGAAAACGACTTCAGTG ATAGTTCCCAGGGCTGGCTATCATTGATTTGCAATCTAATTGTCATCTTCCTCGTACACATCTGCACTTTTATAACCTTTCCTATTACGGGATGGTTTGTACTAAAG ACAGTGCCAAACTACGAGAGGATAGTAGTCTTTCGCCTGGGTCGTGTCTGTCCTCCAAAGGGTCCTGGTATTGTCCTGGTGCTGCCCCTCATTGACCAGTGGCAGCGGGTAGACCTGCGCACCCGTGCCTTCAATATACCTCCATGCCAG GTGAATACCAGGGATGGCGGCCTCTTGTCTGTAGGAGCAGACATTCAGTTCAGAATCTGGAACCCAGTCTTGTCAGTGGTGTCAGTCCAGGACCTGAATGCCTCCACCAGAATGACAGCACAGAACGCTTTAACTCATAGCCTGGCCAAGAAGACGATTAGAGAGATCCAAACGGAGAGAATGAAACTGGGAGAATATCTGGCT ACGGACATAAATGAGATGACTCGACCATGGGGGCTGGAGATAGACAGGGTAGAACTTACCCCTGGATCTCTTCTCAAATCACCAGGGGATGCACCCTCCGGACCCCTCATTGTTCCTCCCTCTGTACCAGGCATGGAGGGTCTCACAGGCCCGCTTCAGCAGCTTGCCATGCATTTTATCAGCCACAGCTCGCAATCTCAGCAAG ATGAGAAGAAAGCAAGCTCTGTTGAAGAGCTGCTCCACAGGGTCAAACTTGTCCTCTCTGAAGCTTTGGTGAACCAGGTGGGCGCCTGCTTCCAGTTTGACATCAGCTCAGACGATGGACAGCATCACAGCTACTATGTGGACTTGAGCCAAG GCCGcggggctgctggagaggggtcCCTGTGCCGAGAGCCTGATGTAACACTGGCTATGTGCAAGGACGACCTTCTGGCCATGTTCTCTGGCACGCTGCTACCGTTATCTGCCTACAGCAGTGGTCGACTTCAAATTGAGGGGGATATGAGGACGGCTATGAAGTTGGAGGAACTCATAAAGCTGCTTCAGAAATAA